The proteins below come from a single Crossiella sp. CA-258035 genomic window:
- a CDS encoding zinc-binding dehydrogenase, with amino-acid sequence MDKVMTAAVLTRHGGPEALELRRDHPVPTPGLGEVLVRVTAAALNNTDVWTREGAYGRPGDPDARSGWRGPIDFPRVQGGDIAGVIEATGPDVPAGRGGQRVLVDSALYRDEGEHAPPVGLLGSEADGGFADYVLVRAERAHEVDDSPLTDAQLACLPVAYGTAMGMLERGGIGAGETVLVTGASGGVGAALVQLLAARGAHPIAMTTAAKETDVRALGATGVVTRDAGDLAEQIRVQAPDGLDAVADIAGGAAVNDLLPLLRDDGRWVIAGAVAGPTIHFDLRRLYLHNIGLIGSSMHTRPHFAKLVAAARAGAVRPPVAATFPLAEVHAAQRQFLQRRHVGKIVLLPG; translated from the coding sequence ATGGACAAGGTCATGACGGCCGCGGTCCTCACCCGGCACGGCGGCCCGGAAGCCCTCGAGCTGCGCCGCGACCACCCGGTGCCGACGCCTGGCCTCGGCGAGGTGCTGGTGCGGGTCACCGCCGCGGCGCTGAACAACACCGACGTCTGGACCAGGGAGGGCGCCTACGGGCGGCCGGGTGATCCGGACGCGCGCAGCGGCTGGCGCGGCCCGATCGACTTCCCCAGGGTGCAGGGCGGCGACATCGCCGGCGTCATCGAGGCCACCGGCCCGGACGTGCCCGCTGGGCGCGGTGGGCAGCGGGTGCTGGTGGACTCCGCGCTGTACCGGGACGAGGGCGAGCACGCCCCACCGGTCGGCCTGCTCGGCAGCGAGGCCGACGGCGGTTTCGCCGACTACGTGCTGGTACGCGCCGAACGGGCGCACGAGGTCGACGACTCCCCGCTCACCGACGCCCAGTTGGCCTGCCTGCCGGTGGCCTACGGCACCGCGATGGGCATGCTGGAACGCGGCGGCATCGGCGCGGGCGAGACCGTGCTGGTCACCGGAGCCTCCGGCGGCGTGGGCGCGGCCCTGGTGCAGCTGCTGGCCGCGCGCGGCGCGCACCCGATCGCGATGACCACCGCTGCCAAGGAAACCGACGTCCGCGCCCTCGGCGCCACCGGCGTGGTCACCAGGGACGCGGGCGACCTGGCCGAACAGATCCGCGTACAGGCCCCGGACGGTCTGGACGCGGTGGCCGACATCGCGGGCGGCGCCGCGGTCAACGACCTGCTGCCCCTGCTCCGCGACGACGGCCGCTGGGTGATCGCGGGCGCGGTCGCCGGCCCCACCATCCACTTCGACCTGCGACGGCTGTACCTGCACAACATCGGGCTGATCGGCTCGTCCATGCACACCCGCCCGCACTTCGCCAAGCTGGTCGCCGCCGCCAGGGCGGGCGCCGTGCGACCACCGGTCGCGGCCACCTTTCCGCTGGCGGAAGTGCATGCCGCGCAACGGCAGTTCCTGCAACGACGGCACGTCGGCAAGATCGTGTTGCTACCCGGTTAG
- a CDS encoding ricin-type beta-trefoil lectin domain protein, with protein MRSRLLSVSTLGLMLLSLLGIGAAQAEPATRAAPAAAQKVFFTFYGWWDNTPPGGAIAYPQIHKTAGGKGTYADPITLATSKKELKPGTKVWVPRVKKYFVMEDDCSACNQEWDGQGPNGGPRLWHFDLWIGGKGGNAMNAIDCEDALTNYHPDGKPVMEDSIINPPSDLQVDPTPIFNTSTGECYGGAKPKTTVGEYKNTATGQCLENPGDSTKPGTALKVAACNGSTAQRFSFHGAFMEHNKLCTADSSGKVVLNKCDGGPRQQWSVNPNGTISDMQSNTKCYRASGGNVLAGKCSGNESKWAFKSAV; from the coding sequence ATGCGCAGTCGCCTGTTGTCGGTGTCCACCCTCGGCCTGATGTTGTTGAGCCTGCTCGGAATCGGCGCGGCGCAAGCCGAACCGGCCACCCGGGCCGCACCCGCCGCCGCGCAGAAGGTCTTCTTCACCTTCTACGGCTGGTGGGACAACACCCCGCCCGGCGGGGCCATCGCCTATCCGCAGATCCACAAGACCGCGGGCGGCAAGGGCACCTACGCCGACCCGATCACCCTGGCCACCTCGAAGAAGGAGCTCAAGCCCGGCACCAAGGTCTGGGTGCCCAGGGTGAAGAAGTACTTCGTCATGGAGGACGACTGCTCGGCCTGCAACCAGGAATGGGATGGCCAGGGCCCCAACGGCGGCCCGAGGCTGTGGCACTTCGACCTGTGGATCGGCGGCAAGGGCGGCAACGCGATGAACGCCATCGACTGCGAGGACGCGCTGACCAACTACCACCCGGACGGCAAGCCGGTGATGGAGGACTCGATCATCAACCCGCCGTCGGACCTGCAGGTCGACCCGACGCCGATCTTCAACACCAGCACCGGCGAGTGCTACGGCGGCGCCAAGCCGAAGACCACCGTCGGCGAGTACAAGAACACCGCGACCGGCCAGTGCCTGGAGAACCCCGGCGACAGCACCAAGCCGGGCACCGCGCTGAAGGTGGCCGCCTGCAACGGTTCCACCGCGCAGCGCTTCAGCTTCCACGGCGCGTTCATGGAGCACAACAAGCTCTGCACCGCGGACTCCAGCGGCAAGGTGGTGCTGAACAAGTGCGACGGCGGGCCGAGGCAGCAGTGGTCGGTCAACCCGAACGGCACCATCTCGGACATGCAGTCCAACACCAAGTGCTACCGGGCTTCCGGCGGCAACGTGCTGGCGGGCAAGTGCTCCGGCAACGAGAGCAAGTGGGCCTTCAAGTCCGCGGTGTGA
- a CDS encoding GH92 family glycosyl hydrolase, with protein MRRTRALAGAVTAVLVLGTVGGTASADPLDASGFRLAGDPAAYVDPLIGTKNLGNVFPGAVLPFGMLSWSPENTKGNATRTAAPGGYHYDATKIRGFSLTHMSGTGCAGGSGDIPFFPHVGQVSSSPALDGKDEVYASTFSHANESAKAGRYSVTLDSGARADLSATLRSGAGRFTFPAGKPAALLVRTANSQVGSSDASVSVDPAARTVTGSVTSGNFCGYLDKEGRRSYYRLHFVAEFDQPFSSVGTWQDDKLNPGATTATGGTTYGTNGWPVVGKGSGAYLGFDTAKSTSTNVRVGISYVSLDNAKANLRAENPRRAAVEEVAAAAREAWTRQLRKIQVGGGSEADRRKFYTALYHSLLHPNVFSDVNGEYAGMDGKVHRPVPGQHAQYGTFSGWDVYRSQVQLLTLLEPKIGSDIAQSLLNQAQRNGGVWDRWTHNNGGTHVMNGDPAAPAIAGIHAFGGTDFDARTSLRSLVKAATVPTALDLKRDGWNVMSVGQRPSLDKYLKHNYMPSVSNAWGGAAETLEISTTDFALAQLADRLGDKATAKTFTERAQWWQNNFDPAAHATGGYIRNRHADGGWTPNFTPGTGDGFVEGSSAQYTWMVQHNVAGLTQAMGGPAKVNQRLDEFFHNADGSWALSKSGDEKSEMDNEPSVNVPYLYNYTGAPHKAQQTVREVVNTLWTTAPGGIPGNDDLGAMSSWYVFATLGMYPQVPSRAELVLSSPLFPIARINRDRGKDITIVAKGAAPDAPYIQQLRVNGQRSTKPWLPESFVQRGGLLEYTMDTKPNTAWGAAPSDAPPSWRDGEQPYQIGVGPDHLATTPGGTVKAEVSVYHLSGAQPEVRYSVAPAAGLKIEPSSGTVPIKDGVGKAGFAITAESAGQGYHPVTATVTVSGGKTITRRLTVKVAAPGTWFAALDNTGVSDDPGTHEEANFDGGGYSYSKQALAAAGLVAGQPGTVHGLGFRWPDEPFGRPDNIAANGQTVNLATPVSRLSFVGSAINGSRTAPGTVTYTDGSTGTYDLGFSDWTLGGGGGSLMYENVIVAKTPYRNGIGGKQEVPTHILATKPFAAPEGKQIASITFPRNSGLHVFALAAV; from the coding sequence GTGAGAAGGACACGGGCTCTGGCCGGTGCGGTGACCGCCGTGCTGGTGCTGGGAACGGTCGGCGGGACGGCCTCGGCCGATCCGCTCGACGCGAGCGGGTTCCGGTTGGCGGGCGATCCGGCGGCCTACGTCGATCCGTTGATCGGGACCAAGAACCTGGGCAACGTCTTCCCCGGTGCGGTGCTGCCCTTCGGCATGCTGTCCTGGAGCCCGGAGAACACCAAGGGCAACGCCACCCGCACCGCCGCGCCCGGCGGCTACCACTACGACGCGACCAAGATCCGCGGGTTCAGCCTGACGCACATGTCCGGCACCGGGTGTGCCGGTGGGTCGGGGGACATCCCGTTCTTCCCGCACGTGGGTCAGGTGAGCAGCTCGCCCGCGCTGGACGGCAAGGACGAGGTGTACGCGAGCACCTTCAGCCACGCCAACGAGTCCGCCAAGGCCGGGCGCTACTCGGTGACCCTGGACTCCGGGGCCAGGGCCGACCTGTCCGCGACCCTGCGCAGTGGCGCGGGGCGGTTCACCTTCCCGGCGGGCAAGCCCGCCGCGCTGCTGGTGCGCACCGCCAACTCCCAGGTCGGGTCCTCGGACGCGAGTGTGTCGGTGGACCCAGCTGCCCGGACCGTCACCGGGTCGGTGACCAGCGGGAACTTCTGCGGCTACCTGGACAAGGAGGGCCGCCGCTCCTACTACAGGCTGCACTTCGTCGCCGAGTTCGACCAGCCGTTCAGCTCGGTGGGCACCTGGCAGGACGACAAGCTGAACCCCGGCGCGACCACCGCCACCGGCGGCACCACCTACGGCACCAACGGCTGGCCGGTGGTGGGCAAGGGATCCGGCGCCTACCTCGGCTTCGACACCGCCAAGAGCACCAGCACCAACGTCCGGGTCGGCATCTCCTACGTCAGCCTGGACAACGCCAAGGCCAACCTGCGCGCGGAGAACCCGCGTCGGGCCGCGGTGGAGGAGGTCGCGGCGGCCGCCCGGGAAGCCTGGACCCGGCAGCTGCGCAAGATCCAGGTCGGTGGCGGCAGCGAGGCGGACCGGCGGAAGTTCTACACCGCGCTCTACCACTCCCTGTTGCACCCCAACGTCTTCAGCGACGTCAACGGCGAGTACGCGGGCATGGACGGCAAGGTGCACCGGCCGGTGCCCGGTCAGCACGCGCAGTACGGCACCTTCTCCGGCTGGGACGTCTACCGCTCCCAGGTCCAGCTGCTCACCCTGCTGGAACCCAAGATCGGCTCCGACATCGCGCAGTCGCTGCTCAACCAGGCCCAGCGCAACGGCGGGGTCTGGGACCGCTGGACGCACAACAACGGTGGCACGCACGTGATGAACGGCGACCCGGCCGCGCCCGCCATCGCGGGCATCCACGCCTTCGGCGGCACCGACTTCGACGCGCGGACCTCGTTGCGGTCACTGGTCAAGGCGGCCACCGTGCCCACCGCGCTGGACCTCAAGCGGGACGGCTGGAACGTGATGTCGGTCGGTCAGCGGCCCTCGCTGGACAAGTACCTCAAGCACAACTACATGCCCTCGGTGTCCAACGCCTGGGGCGGCGCGGCCGAGACGCTGGAGATCTCCACCACCGACTTCGCGCTGGCCCAGCTCGCGGATCGCTTGGGCGACAAGGCAACCGCGAAGACCTTCACCGAACGCGCGCAGTGGTGGCAGAACAACTTCGACCCGGCTGCGCACGCCACCGGCGGCTACATCCGCAACCGGCACGCCGACGGCGGCTGGACGCCGAACTTCACCCCCGGCACCGGTGACGGGTTCGTGGAGGGCAGCAGCGCGCAGTACACCTGGATGGTGCAGCACAACGTGGCCGGGCTGACCCAGGCCATGGGCGGCCCTGCCAAGGTGAACCAGCGGCTGGACGAGTTCTTCCACAATGCCGACGGCAGCTGGGCGCTGAGCAAGTCCGGCGACGAGAAGTCCGAAATGGACAACGAGCCCTCGGTCAACGTGCCCTACCTCTACAACTACACCGGCGCGCCGCACAAGGCGCAGCAGACCGTCCGCGAGGTGGTGAACACGCTGTGGACCACCGCCCCCGGCGGCATCCCCGGCAACGACGACCTCGGCGCGATGTCCTCCTGGTACGTCTTCGCCACCCTCGGCATGTACCCGCAGGTGCCCTCGCGCGCCGAGCTGGTGCTGTCCAGCCCGCTGTTCCCGATCGCCCGGATCAACCGGGACCGCGGCAAGGACATCACCATCGTGGCCAAGGGCGCCGCGCCGGACGCGCCCTACATCCAGCAGCTGCGGGTGAACGGGCAGCGCAGCACCAAGCCGTGGCTGCCCGAGTCCTTCGTGCAGCGCGGCGGTCTCCTCGAGTACACAATGGACACCAAACCGAACACCGCTTGGGGCGCAGCGCCTTCGGACGCGCCGCCGTCCTGGCGCGATGGTGAGCAGCCGTACCAGATCGGCGTCGGCCCGGACCACCTGGCGACCACACCGGGCGGCACGGTCAAGGCCGAGGTGAGCGTCTACCACCTCTCCGGCGCGCAGCCGGAGGTCCGGTACTCCGTCGCGCCGGCGGCCGGACTGAAGATCGAGCCCAGCTCCGGCACGGTGCCGATCAAGGACGGCGTGGGCAAGGCCGGGTTCGCGATCACCGCCGAGTCCGCCGGTCAGGGCTACCACCCGGTCACCGCCACGGTCACGGTCAGCGGCGGCAAGACCATCACCCGCCGGCTCACCGTGAAGGTGGCCGCGCCGGGCACCTGGTTCGCCGCGCTGGACAACACCGGGGTCTCCGACGACCCGGGCACGCACGAGGAGGCCAACTTCGACGGCGGCGGCTACAGCTACTCCAAGCAGGCGCTGGCCGCCGCGGGCCTGGTGGCCGGTCAGCCCGGCACCGTGCACGGGCTGGGCTTCCGCTGGCCGGACGAGCCGTTCGGCCGCCCGGACAACATCGCGGCCAACGGCCAGACCGTCAACCTGGCCACCCCGGTCAGCCGACTGTCCTTTGTGGGCAGTGCGATCAACGGCAGCCGCACCGCGCCGGGCACGGTCACCTACACCGACGGTAGCACCGGGACCTACGACCTGGGCTTCAGCGACTGGACCCTGGGCGGCGGTGGCGGCAGCCTGATGTACGAGAACGTGATCGTGGCCAAGACCCCGTACCGCAACGGGATCGGCGGCAAGCAGGAGGTGCCCACGCACATCCTGGCCACCAAGCCCTTCGCCGCGCCGGAAGGCAAGCAGATCGCCAGCATCACCTTCCCGCGCAACAGCGGACTGCACGTCTTCGCGCTGGCCGCGGTCTGA
- a CDS encoding DUF3995 domain-containing protein: MNRDRTRWERWAALVVAAQMLFYAGEKVYMAAIGRVGLPGMVGADSSAWGSGEVWLLQLGNAGLGVFAAGIVLATLRGWGPVARWVVLGALVLTLAAMAAGVVLLSVRGVWTGWVQLPLVVLVWPWLVWRFVVRYWRPVLPGAAWVALACAVPYGAMKLAWALGSDVLMAETPLGGADRELLLGDNPTALVVHILTVLIAGVGVLVILALATSWRERLPRWLLLGPAWLAVAFLFVRGVTGVSGALVTLFGTASAEARWYAGWDLGLWSPLWLVLGVALLRLVLRGPVRSPGAVVRS; the protein is encoded by the coding sequence ATGAACCGGGATCGGACGCGCTGGGAGCGTTGGGCCGCGCTGGTGGTGGCGGCGCAGATGCTGTTCTACGCCGGCGAAAAGGTCTACATGGCGGCCATCGGCCGGGTTGGCCTGCCCGGAATGGTTGGGGCGGACTCCTCGGCCTGGGGTTCCGGCGAGGTCTGGCTGTTGCAGCTGGGGAATGCCGGGCTGGGGGTGTTCGCCGCTGGGATTGTGCTGGCGACCTTGCGGGGCTGGGGGCCGGTGGCGCGCTGGGTCGTGCTCGGTGCGCTGGTGTTGACGCTGGCGGCCATGGCCGCGGGAGTGGTGCTGCTGTCGGTGCGCGGGGTGTGGACCGGGTGGGTGCAGTTGCCGTTGGTGGTGCTGGTGTGGCCGTGGCTGGTGTGGCGGTTCGTGGTGCGGTACTGGCGGCCGGTGTTGCCGGGGGCGGCCTGGGTGGCGCTGGCGTGTGCGGTGCCCTATGGCGCGATGAAGCTGGCTTGGGCGCTGGGGTCGGATGTGCTGATGGCGGAGACGCCGCTGGGTGGGGCGGACCGGGAGTTGTTGCTGGGGGACAACCCGACGGCGCTGGTGGTGCACATCCTGACGGTGCTGATCGCGGGGGTCGGGGTGCTGGTGATCCTGGCGCTGGCCACCTCGTGGCGGGAGCGCCTGCCGCGGTGGCTGTTGCTGGGGCCCGCCTGGCTGGCGGTCGCGTTCCTGTTCGTGCGTGGGGTTACCGGGGTGTCGGGGGCGCTGGTGACCTTGTTCGGAACGGCTTCGGCTGAGGCCCGCTGGTACGCGGGGTGGGATCTGGGGTTGTGGTCGCCGCTGTGGCTGGTGCTGGGGGTGGCGTTGCTGCGGCTTGTGCTGCGTGGTCCAGTCCGGTCGCCGGGTGCGGTAGTCCGTTCGTAG
- a CDS encoding prolyl oligopeptidase family serine peptidase, translating to MTTDAYTWLNADTDEVRAWQEQQVSKAMGAARDFPGFAELVEEIAPLMAGQLAGALADRRKVAGRWFWLDRNEDGTAQAIRVAEDRDAPGQVLVDAAALTAERGDDRATTLIYPEPSPDGRLLAFSAAAGGDPFGQFLVVEVDSGARLPVAVPAMQGNLIRPAWLPDSTGFFLAGRGETGGHTLRFVPVTGGQEATWAVPGIPPTSLSVVPQVSPGGGRVLAVTAPHEHLATMIADTATGEFRRFAPEDFHGELHGDWLDEQTYVAISTDTPRGRVVRIPVATSTDPATWQELIPASDLVLRSLYRLGEHLVVTALNDVSLDIRSYTLDGAPVATAALPLASASMQLTILSRLPTGTEAFAFSASSFTTSDTTYELHPETGALDVLAQGDSLDDITVEQHFATSADGTRVPYYLLARTDLNRTEAQPTLVSAYGGFNIPKLPTFLGALTPWLRSGGIYVHANLRGGSEYGREWYESARRQHKQNTFDDLHAVAEDLVRQGTATPETLAFQGSSNGGLLAGVAVTQQPELWRAVVPTMPVLDVLTPVPDGPGAEMIRSVYELDYGNPADPADAAVMARYSPCQNIRPGVRYPAVFVVVGNSDIGCPPQQARRFVAALREASSSAHPVLLRVWTAVGHGSLDPRIAAELQAEWLAFVMRELGITLMPRG from the coding sequence GTGACCACGGACGCCTATACATGGCTGAACGCGGACACGGACGAGGTGCGGGCCTGGCAGGAACAGCAGGTCAGCAAGGCAATGGGGGCGGCGCGGGACTTCCCGGGCTTCGCCGAGCTGGTCGAGGAGATCGCCCCGCTGATGGCCGGTCAGCTGGCCGGGGCGCTGGCCGACCGGCGGAAGGTGGCCGGCCGCTGGTTCTGGCTGGACCGCAACGAGGACGGCACCGCGCAGGCCATCCGGGTGGCCGAGGACCGGGACGCGCCGGGCCAGGTGCTGGTGGACGCGGCCGCGCTGACCGCCGAGCGCGGCGACGACCGGGCCACCACGCTGATCTACCCGGAGCCCAGCCCCGACGGCCGCCTGCTGGCCTTCAGCGCGGCGGCGGGCGGGGACCCGTTCGGCCAGTTCCTGGTGGTCGAGGTGGACTCCGGCGCGCGACTGCCGGTGGCAGTGCCCGCGATGCAGGGCAACCTGATCCGCCCGGCCTGGCTGCCGGACAGCACCGGCTTCTTCCTGGCCGGACGCGGCGAGACCGGCGGGCACACCCTCCGGTTCGTCCCGGTGACCGGCGGCCAGGAGGCGACCTGGGCGGTGCCCGGCATCCCGCCGACCTCGCTGTCCGTGGTGCCCCAGGTCTCCCCCGGCGGCGGCCGGGTGCTGGCGGTCACCGCACCGCACGAGCACCTGGCCACAATGATCGCCGACACCGCCACCGGCGAGTTCCGCCGCTTCGCGCCCGAGGACTTCCACGGCGAACTCCACGGCGACTGGCTGGACGAGCAGACCTATGTCGCGATCAGCACCGACACCCCGCGCGGCCGAGTGGTCCGCATCCCGGTGGCGACCTCGACCGACCCGGCCACCTGGCAGGAGCTGATCCCAGCGAGCGACCTGGTGCTGCGCAGCCTGTACCGGCTGGGCGAGCACCTGGTGGTGACCGCGCTGAACGACGTGTCCCTGGACATCCGCAGCTACACCCTGGACGGCGCACCGGTGGCGACGGCCGCGTTGCCGTTGGCCAGCGCCAGCATGCAGCTGACCATACTGTCCCGCCTGCCCACCGGCACGGAGGCTTTCGCTTTCAGCGCAAGCAGTTTCACCACCAGCGACACCACCTACGAGCTGCACCCCGAGACCGGTGCGCTGGATGTGCTGGCACAGGGCGACTCCCTGGACGACATCACCGTCGAACAGCACTTCGCCACCTCAGCCGACGGCACCCGGGTCCCGTACTACCTGCTGGCCCGCACCGACCTGAACCGCACCGAGGCTCAGCCGACCCTGGTGAGTGCCTACGGCGGCTTCAACATCCCCAAGCTGCCAACGTTTCTGGGCGCGTTGACCCCGTGGCTGCGCTCAGGCGGGATCTACGTGCACGCGAACCTGCGCGGCGGCAGCGAATACGGCCGCGAGTGGTACGAGTCGGCCCGCCGCCAGCACAAGCAGAACACCTTCGACGACCTCCACGCGGTCGCCGAGGACCTGGTCCGCCAAGGCACCGCGACCCCAGAAACCCTTGCCTTCCAAGGCTCCTCGAACGGCGGCCTACTCGCTGGCGTGGCAGTGACCCAGCAGCCCGAGCTGTGGCGAGCGGTGGTGCCAACCATGCCGGTACTGGACGTGCTCACCCCGGTGCCCGACGGCCCGGGCGCGGAGATGATCCGCTCGGTGTACGAACTGGACTACGGCAACCCAGCGGACCCGGCGGACGCGGCGGTGATGGCCCGGTACTCGCCGTGCCAGAACATCCGGCCCGGGGTGCGGTATCCGGCGGTGTTCGTGGTGGTGGGCAACAGCGACATCGGCTGCCCGCCACAGCAGGCCCGGCGGTTCGTGGCCGCGCTGCGGGAGGCGAGCAGCAGCGCGCATCCGGTGCTGCTGCGGGTGTGGACGGCGGTGGGGCACGGGAGTTTGGATCCCCGGATCGCGGCTGAGTTGCAGGCGGAATGGCTGGCCTTCGTCATGCGGGAGCTGGGGATCACGCTGATGCCCCGGGGGTGA